One stretch of Acidobacteriota bacterium DNA includes these proteins:
- a CDS encoding DUF3891 family protein, giving the protein MIVRHEDDDFLLVTQPDHAALSGRIMAAWCADGLPASPTRETVLLATREHDNGWMEVDDRPRLDAAGGRPQHFMTAPDATKQGIWPRGVGRLEPVDPAAAALVAQHALALLDVHPLPGWEEFRIDMTAERDRILGNGAYDNDLGALRADYRFVFLGDLISLVFCCEWSDVFRYEGYTIARRGSTLQVAPDPFAGKAVELTVSARRLPARSYASDDDLRAVFDRAPAASLRGTLRGASS; this is encoded by the coding sequence ATGATCGTTCGACACGAGGACGACGACTTCCTGCTCGTGACCCAGCCGGACCATGCCGCCCTCTCCGGGCGCATCATGGCCGCCTGGTGCGCCGACGGCCTTCCCGCGAGCCCGACGCGCGAGACGGTGCTCCTCGCCACCCGCGAGCACGACAACGGCTGGATGGAAGTGGACGACCGACCCCGGCTCGACGCCGCCGGCGGGCGCCCGCAGCACTTCATGACCGCCCCGGACGCGACGAAGCAGGGCATCTGGCCGCGCGGTGTGGGCCGCCTCGAACCGGTCGATCCGGCGGCCGCGGCGCTGGTCGCGCAGCATGCGCTCGCCCTGCTGGACGTGCATCCGCTGCCCGGGTGGGAGGAGTTCCGCATCGACATGACGGCGGAGCGCGACAGGATTCTCGGCAACGGCGCCTACGACAACGATCTCGGCGCCCTGCGGGCGGACTACCGCTTCGTGTTTCTGGGCGATCTGATCTCGCTCGTCTTCTGCTGCGAGTGGTCCGACGTGTTCCGCTACGAGGGCTACACGATCGCCCGCCGAGGATCGACGCTGCAGGTGGCGCCGGACCCGTTCGCGGGGAAGGCCGTCGAGCTCACGGTTTCCGCCCGCCGGTTGCCGGCGCGGTCGTACGCCTCGGACGACGATCTCCGCGCCGTGTTCGATCGGGCCCCTGCAGCATCGCTCCGGGGGACACTCCGCGGCGCAAGCTCGTAG
- a CDS encoding peroxiredoxin family protein produces the protein MELQSRHADLQDSGLGLAVVTYDPTTTLSRFADARGIEFPLLSDEGSATIREYGLLNEEMDPARAPEERRALMQRLYGIPYPGTFMLDAEGRVTARFFEAAYQERSTVSSIAARFGDAAAGAGLAAARVETDHLEALVWATDDVVAPGNRLSLVVDVTPKTDMHVYAPGDHAYRVIRLRTTAPDFLRSHEVTYPPSGMYRFEPLDETVAVYEEPFRLVQDVTIPMRQDIAELAAEPGATVRVEAVLEYQACDHAVCYLPQAVPLRWDLSWRPLIRD, from the coding sequence GTGGAGCTGCAGAGCCGTCATGCGGACCTCCAGGACAGCGGCCTCGGCCTCGCCGTCGTCACCTACGACCCGACCACGACCCTCTCCCGGTTCGCGGACGCGCGGGGGATCGAGTTCCCTCTGCTTTCCGACGAAGGCTCGGCGACCATTCGGGAGTACGGCCTCCTGAACGAGGAGATGGACCCGGCCCGTGCGCCCGAGGAGCGCCGCGCGCTGATGCAGCGGCTGTACGGCATCCCGTATCCGGGCACGTTCATGCTCGATGCCGAGGGCCGGGTGACCGCCCGCTTCTTCGAGGCGGCCTACCAGGAGCGTTCCACCGTGTCCAGCATCGCCGCCCGGTTCGGTGACGCGGCGGCGGGGGCGGGCCTCGCCGCGGCGAGGGTCGAGACCGATCATCTGGAGGCGCTCGTCTGGGCCACCGACGACGTGGTCGCCCCGGGCAATCGCCTGTCCCTGGTGGTCGACGTGACGCCGAAGACCGACATGCACGTCTACGCGCCGGGGGATCACGCCTACCGGGTGATTCGTCTCCGCACGACGGCGCCCGACTTCCTGCGGAGCCACGAGGTGACCTACCCGCCGTCCGGGATGTACCGCTTCGAGCCCCTGGACGAAACGGTGGCGGTCTACGAGGAGCCTTTCCGCCTCGTGCAGGACGTCACGATTCCGATGCGGCAGGACATCGCCGAGCTGGCCGCCGAGCCGGGCGCCACCGTCCGCGTCGAGGCGGTGCTGGAGTACCAGGCCTGCGACCACGCGGTGTGCTACCTGCCGCAGGCGGTGCCGTTGCGCTGGGACCTGTCCTGGCGCCCGCTGATCCGCGACTAG